In a genomic window of Candidatus Angelobacter sp.:
- a CDS encoding radical SAM protein, whose translation MIDEPFFPTTGILHSRGKAQLAFHERAANAFSNEFGRTVFLRGVVEVSNFCRENCSYCGMRRGNRDLSRHRARLDQLADLLVHHRPASITDINIQTGEDPVAVREVVLPLIRILRRETPVGISVCLGTLNPPIYDELKSAGASIYIIKFEIADPELYARMEAPGTLAERIEHIRLLAANGWNVSSGFIAGLPGESADALLANFALARELPLDGCSVSPFIPGNETPLASSPTANVDLTLNCMAALRLMRPDWVIPAVSALNIAEPGSGYRRGLRTGANLVTINLTPPDLREDYLLYKRDRFIMTEERILSAIAAEELKPSERSLADHYHQKLAETAKTRARRAETLVA comes from the coding sequence GTGATTGACGAGCCGTTTTTCCCGACGACCGGCATCCTGCATTCGCGTGGCAAGGCCCAGCTTGCCTTTCATGAACGCGCCGCAAACGCGTTCTCCAATGAATTCGGACGCACTGTTTTCCTGCGCGGTGTTGTCGAGGTCTCCAATTTCTGCCGCGAGAACTGCTCCTACTGCGGCATGCGGCGCGGGAATCGCGACCTGTCCCGACATCGCGCCCGGCTCGACCAACTGGCAGACCTGCTCGTCCATCATCGTCCGGCGAGCATCACCGACATCAACATTCAGACCGGGGAAGATCCCGTTGCCGTCCGTGAAGTGGTTTTGCCGCTCATCCGGATTCTGCGTCGTGAAACCCCGGTCGGGATCAGCGTGTGCCTGGGCACGTTGAACCCTCCAATTTACGATGAGCTCAAATCCGCAGGCGCATCCATTTACATCATTAAATTCGAAATCGCCGACCCGGAACTCTACGCACGGATGGAGGCGCCGGGAACTCTGGCGGAACGGATCGAACACATCCGCCTGCTGGCGGCAAACGGCTGGAACGTCAGCTCCGGCTTCATCGCCGGACTGCCCGGTGAAAGCGCGGACGCCCTGCTGGCGAATTTCGCTCTGGCCCGCGAACTGCCGCTGGACGGTTGCAGCGTCAGCCCGTTCATTCCGGGCAATGAGACGCCACTGGCGTCTTCCCCCACGGCCAACGTTGATTTGACGCTGAATTGTATGGCGGCGCTCCGCCTCATGCGACCGGACTGGGTGATCCCGGCGGTCAGCGCGCTCAACATCGCCGAGCCCGGCAGCGGTTACCGTCGGGGCCTCCGCACCGGCGCGAACCTCGTCACCATCAACCTGACGCCGCCCGATCTGCGCGAGGATTATCTGCTCTACAAACGGGACCGCTTCATAATGACCGAGGAGCGGATTCTTTCCGCGATTGCTGCCGAAGAATTGAAGCCCTCAGAGCGGAGTCTCGCCGATCATTACCACCAAAAACTGGCGGAGACGGCCAAGACCCGCGCCCGGCGCGCCGAGACGCTGGTCGCCTGA
- a CDS encoding class I SAM-dependent methyltransferase, whose amino-acid sequence MITDKNEQIPARLAPHRPLTEFYPTAAQRARYVGDLFDRAAGDYDWMSGAMSWGTDRRYRRSALRQAGLRPGLRVLDVATGTGLVAQAALDLGIPADDLTGLDPSRGMLSENQRRHAYQLMQGIGEALPFRNETFDFISMGYALRHVEDLGRLFAEFHRVLSEKGRVLILEITRPLSRAGFGLMRFYMRRLMPLLTRLGTRHRDSARLMEYYWATIAECVPPASILSALSCAGFVDVARRTTGRVLSEYQGTKK is encoded by the coding sequence ATGATCACGGACAAAAACGAGCAGATACCGGCGCGCCTTGCCCCGCATCGTCCGTTGACGGAGTTTTATCCGACGGCAGCCCAGCGGGCGCGTTACGTCGGCGATTTGTTCGACCGTGCCGCGGGCGATTACGACTGGATGAGCGGCGCAATGTCATGGGGGACCGACCGCCGGTATCGCCGCAGCGCACTGCGGCAGGCGGGGCTTCGGCCGGGCCTGCGGGTGCTCGACGTTGCCACCGGGACCGGTTTGGTGGCGCAAGCCGCGCTGGACCTCGGCATTCCGGCTGATGATCTGACCGGGCTGGATCCGAGTCGCGGCATGCTGTCTGAAAACCAGAGAAGGCACGCGTATCAACTGATGCAGGGCATCGGTGAAGCACTGCCATTCCGGAATGAAACGTTTGATTTTATCTCCATGGGTTACGCGCTGCGGCATGTCGAAGATCTCGGCAGGCTTTTCGCGGAGTTCCACCGTGTGTTGTCCGAAAAGGGCCGGGTTCTGATTCTGGAGATTACGCGCCCTTTGTCGCGAGCGGGCTTTGGCCTGATGCGATTTTACATGCGCCGCTTGATGCCATTGCTTACGCGGCTGGGCACCCGGCATCGCGACTCGGCCCGGCTCATGGAGTACTACTGGGCCACCATTGCCGAGTGTGTTCCTCCTGCTTCGATTCTTTCGGCGTTGTCCTGCGCGGGATTTGTGGACGTGGCGCGTCGGACCACCGGCCGTGTTCTCAGCGAGTATCAGGGGACAAAAAAATAA
- a CDS encoding tryptophan 7-halogenase, with the protein MTALPQRPPNYDVVVVGGALAGAATAILLLREQPKLRVLIVEKAAAFARRVGEATVEVSGYFLSRVLGLTQHLNEAHLVKQGMRFWFFNGQTKSLADCSEIGGRYLARVPAYQVDRAVLDEEVLRRACALGAELWRPANVGRIVLNAGGEQTVEVKRHERTESVRARWVVDASGIAAVLARQEGWWRPNTAHPTTAVWARWTGVKDWDGLELAGKFPDWAKTCHGIRATATNHFTGDGWWAWCIPLKGGDVSVGVVFDQRRVHWPEGGQLGDRLKHFLRQHPVAREILDDATWREGDVHWRKNLAYWSTIFAGDGFALVGDASAFLDPLYSPGMDWVSFTASASAKLILSQQRGEDIAAALAKHNRDFAQSYQRWSTALYLDKYEYLGEYDLMRLAFLLDLGLYYLGVASQPYKYGAAALSEPVFASPVSAPFFHLMRLYNRRLARIARRRRERGRLGRRNAGRSFMFKGYTFSRSSVLPVFSALAGWLLLEIREGWRSWGRPRVAEKQPDRLLIPVGGTTPHQ; encoded by the coding sequence GTGACCGCGTTGCCGCAAAGGCCGCCGAACTATGACGTCGTTGTCGTGGGCGGCGCTCTGGCCGGGGCGGCGACCGCCATTCTCCTGCTGCGCGAGCAGCCGAAGCTGCGGGTGTTGATTGTCGAGAAGGCGGCGGCCTTCGCACGGCGTGTGGGCGAGGCAACGGTCGAGGTCAGCGGTTACTTTCTGAGCCGGGTGCTGGGATTGACCCAGCACCTGAACGAAGCGCATCTCGTGAAGCAGGGGATGCGCTTTTGGTTTTTTAACGGGCAGACGAAGTCGCTGGCCGATTGCAGCGAGATCGGCGGCCGTTATCTGGCGCGTGTGCCAGCCTATCAGGTGGATCGCGCCGTGCTCGACGAGGAGGTTCTGCGCCGCGCCTGTGCGCTCGGAGCCGAATTGTGGCGTCCTGCCAACGTGGGAAGAATCGTGCTCAACGCGGGCGGAGAACAAACCGTGGAGGTGAAACGGCACGAACGAACAGAATCCGTCCGGGCGCGCTGGGTGGTGGACGCCTCTGGCATCGCGGCGGTACTCGCGCGCCAGGAAGGCTGGTGGCGGCCAAACACCGCGCATCCCACAACCGCCGTCTGGGCGCGTTGGACCGGCGTCAAGGACTGGGATGGTTTGGAACTCGCCGGAAAATTTCCGGACTGGGCAAAGACATGCCACGGTATTCGCGCGACGGCCACGAACCACTTTACCGGCGACGGCTGGTGGGCCTGGTGCATCCCACTGAAAGGCGGCGACGTGAGCGTGGGCGTGGTGTTCGACCAGCGCCGGGTGCACTGGCCGGAGGGCGGGCAGCTCGGAGACCGGTTAAAACATTTTCTGAGGCAGCATCCCGTGGCGCGGGAAATACTCGATGACGCCACGTGGCGGGAGGGCGATGTGCACTGGCGCAAGAACCTTGCGTATTGGAGCACGATATTCGCGGGGGACGGCTTTGCCCTGGTTGGTGACGCCTCAGCGTTTCTTGACCCGCTTTACAGTCCGGGCATGGACTGGGTTTCCTTCACTGCGAGCGCCAGCGCTAAGTTGATTCTGTCTCAGCAGCGTGGAGAAGACATCGCGGCCGCGCTGGCGAAGCACAACCGGGATTTCGCGCAAAGCTATCAGCGTTGGTCCACGGCTCTTTACCTGGACAAGTACGAGTACCTGGGAGAATACGACTTGATGCGCCTGGCCTTCCTTCTCGACCTGGGTCTCTACTACCTCGGCGTGGCGTCGCAGCCATACAAATACGGCGCCGCCGCGCTAAGTGAGCCGGTATTCGCCTCGCCGGTCTCGGCACCGTTCTTCCACCTGATGCGTCTGTACAATCGGCGCCTGGCGCGAATTGCGCGCCGCCGCCGCGAACGCGGCCGGCTGGGAAGGAGGAACGCGGGTCGTAGTTTCATGTTCAAGGGCTACACTTTTTCGCGCTCAAGCGTGCTGCCGGTTTTCAGCGCATTGGCCGGCTGGTTGTTGCTGGAAATCCGGGAAGGGTGGCGAAGTTGGGGGCGCCCGCGCGTGGCGGAGAAACAGCCGGATCGACTGCTGATTCCCGTTGGCGGCACCACGCCGCATCAATGA